Genomic DNA from Frondihabitans sp. PAMC 28766:
CGACCCGAGCGCGACGCCATCGCTGGTCGCAGCCCAGAAGCCGCACGAGCTGCGCGAGCAGGTCGAGCAGAACCTCAGCACTCTCGGGGCCGAACGCCTCGACGTCGTCAACCTCCGCCGGGCAGACGCACAACCCGGAATCATCGCCACCGGCGATCAGGTCGTGCCGCTCGACGATCAGCTCGCCGAGCTCGCCGCGCTGCGAGACGAGAGCAAGATCGGCGCGATCGGGCTCAGCAACGTCAGCATTGATCAGCTGCGGCAGGCACTGCCGGTCGGTATCGCGTGCGTCCAGAACGCGTACAACCTCGTCGAGCGCTCGGCCGAGGCCGTCCTCGACCTCTGCGCCGCCAACGGTGTCGCCTGGGTCCCGTTCTTCCCTCTCGGCTCCGGCTTTCCCGGCGTGCCCAAGGTCACCGACGAGCCCGTCGTTCGCGACACCGCCGCACGCCTCGGCGCGACCCCGTCGCAGGTCGGCCTCGCGTGGCTGCTCGCGCACTCGCCGAACACCCTCATCATCTCGGGCACGTCGAGCGCCGACCACCTCGACGAGAACGCCGCCGCAGGCGATCTCATCCTCGACGGCGAGTCGATGGCGGCTCTCGACGCCCTCGTGCGGCCGTAGCCACCCGCAGACGCGCGCAAGACGGCTTTCGCCCCGTTCGGGGCATGTCGGTCAAAAGGAGGACCTGCCAAGATCGAGAGGTCATGCGCCTCACTATTCCCACCAGCCTCATCCGTCTCGCGAAACCGCTGCTCCGCGTGCACCTCGGGCTGTACCGCCGCGAGGTGGCAAGCGCGCCCTACCCCGTCGACGAGCCGGAATACGAGGTGGCCGGCACCGACCCCGACCGGCTCGCCTTCATCGGCAGCATCGCGGTCTCCGGCTTCGGGGTGCTACGGCACGGCATGAAGACGTCGAGCCAGGTGGCCCAGCGAGTGGCGGCAGCGAGGCTGCGAGGCTGCACCTGGAGCGAGGTGACGAGCCCCACGCTCACCGCGAGCAACACGATGCGCGAGAAGACGCTGGTGCCCCAGGGCACCCGAGCCGCCGTGATCCTGCTCGGAATCACCGATGTCCTGCTCGGCACCGCACCCTGCGAATGGGCGAGGGATCTCGACGCCGTCGTCGAGCGGATCCGCGACGAATCCGGCGTCGAGACGGCGATCGTGCTCGCCGGAGTGCCGCCGATGACCGAGTTCCGGGCGATCCCGCCGGTCGCCGCGCGACTTCTGACACGCCAGATCGACGCCCTGAACACCGCGACCGCAGCGTTCGCCTGCGATCGCGCGGGCGTGACCTACGTGCCGTTCCCCGTCTGGGACGTCGGCGCGCTCTTCATCCAGGACGCCCTCTCGTGGGCGACGATGCACCGCCTCTGGGCGAAGGCGATCGCGCCCGCCGTGATCGAGCACCTCGAGGGTGCACCGGCGACCGCCGCCACCACCGGCGCTTCTGCCGGCGCCTCCACCGTCCGCTCTGCCGGTGGCTCCACCGGCGCTTCTGCTGGCGCCTCCACCGTCCGCTCTGCCGGTGCCCCGGCCGGCGCCTCGGTCTCGGCGCGAGCCGCGGCTCGCTGAACTTCAGCTTCCGGCAGCGACGAACCACCTCGGGCCACCGCCGGCACTCGACGGTCAGCGCGCCGTGCGCTCCGCCGACGGGCGCGCGAGGTTGCCGGTCGTGACCCGCAGCGTCTCCTGCCGCAGCTCCAGCTGCCCGGCGACGAGCGCCGCCAGATCCTCGAGGTTCGCGAGGTCGTCGGGTGACGCGTGGCCGGCGACGAAGTCGATCACCGAGAGCGTGCCCATGGCGCGGCCGTCGTGCCGAACGATCGGCACGCCGACATAGAAGCGCAGCCCGAGAGGGCCGGTGACGAGAGGGTCGTTCTTGACCCGGCTGTCGATCCTGCCGTCTTCGATCACCACGGCCTCGGAGTGGCCACCCATCACGGGCGCGAGTGCGAACCGCTCGGCGAAGGCGCTGAGGCCGGGGCGTAGGTGCGACCGGAACCAGGTGCGGTCGTCGTCGACCACGCTGATCACCGACATCGGGGCCGAGAACAGCCGCGCGGCCATGGCCGTGACCCGGTCGAGCGACTGGGCGGGCACAGTGTCGAGGAGCGGCGACGTCGCGGGCGACTCTGCGGCCGACCGGCCGGACGACGGCACGAACACCTCGTGCGAGTCGCGGTGCCTCGAGCTCTCGGCGATCACCGCCTGGCGCAGCAGCGTGACGAGCTCGACACCGACAGGCCGGGCGGCAGGATCACGATGGGTCATCAGGGTGAGCAGCTCGCGCCACTGATCCGTCAGCTCGGCCGGCACGACGGGGTCGCGCGACAGCCGTGCCACCGCCGACTCCACGAGCGAGCCGCCGAATTCGAGGTGGTGCGTGAAGCACTGCAGCAGCACGAGGCCCAGCGAGTAGACGTCGCTCGCCGGCCCGACCGTGCCGCCCATCGCCTGCTCGGGGCTGAGATACGCGGCCGTCCCCGTGGTCACGCCCTCGGCGGTCAGCCGCTCGACGTCGTCGCTCAGCGCGATGCCGAAGTCGGTGAGGCGGGCACGGGCCCGCGGCGACTCGGCGCCGTAGTCGACGAGCAGGATGTTCGACGGTTTGATGTCGCGGTGCACCACACCGTGCTGCTGGATGTAGTCGAGCGCCTCGGCCATGTCGTAGCCGATCTCGGCGATGTGGCGGGCCGAGATGGGCTCGCCGGCGAAGCGGTCCTGGAGGTTCTGGCCGGTGATCAGCGGCATCACGAGGTAGCGGTCGGGCCCGTCGACGCCCGCGTCGAGGAGGGTGACGATGCTGTGGTGCTCGAGCGATGCCAGCACTCCGAGCTCGGCCTCCTGGCGCGCCGGGTCGACGGTGTTCGCGTGGAAGACCTTGACCGCCACCTGGCGGCCGAGCTGCTCGTCGACCGCCCGGAAGACCGTGGACATGCCACCTCGGCCCACGGGCTCTTCGAGGCGATAGCGCCCGGACAGGGTTCGACCCACGTCTTCTCCTCCGGCGCCTGGCATTCGAACCTCGACCGTATCGGGCGGCACGCCGCGGTGCCCGCCCCCGATCAGGGGGCAGACAGCGGAGGGCGCGTGCCCTCGGTCGACGGCCGGCCGGCCGTCAGCCCGTCGAACCACGCGATCCCGTCCACACCACCAAATCCCGTGGTTCCATCCGATGCCCGTGGTTCGTCATCGCCGGCGGCCCGCGCACGCCCCACCCGAATCTACGGCGGACGCAGGAGCGGCACCCCCGCGCGGCGAAAGATCGAAGCGAGCCGACGCGGTTGCTCGAGGTCGCGCCAGACGCACCTCCCGAAACCGTTCACGTCCGGGCAGGCTCGGAGGCGGTCCTCTCGCAGCTTCTCGGCGAAAACCACGTCCGCTGGAGTCCTCCCGTTCAGGTAGCGGGCCTGCGAATACTTCACGAAGCCGTCGAACTCGACAACGATGCCCTGCTCTTCGAACCAGAAGTCGACATCACCGATGACGCCGTCGGCATCGGCGAAAGGGCGCTGCAACACCGGCTTCGGCGCCCCCAGGCGATGCGCCAGCACTCGAGCCCAGGACTCCCCCGGTGATTGGGCGTCGCCGTCGGCGAAGTCCAGGCTCGCTGCGGCCGCAGCTCGGGCCCGGGCTCGAGGCCGGGCCTCGAGCTGCACGCCAATGGTCTCTCGGTCGGCGAGTTCGCAATGCAGCACGTAGTCCAGAACGACGACCGCGTCAGGCATCGGCAGCGCCAGCGCGAGGTCGGCCGCAGTTCGGGCCATCGAGGTGACGCGGACGCCCTCCACCATCACGACGTCTTCATTCGGCAGAGGCCCGGCATGTTTAGCCACCCCATTCCAGGCCTGCGAAGTCGTGCGCGCAGGGTCGGTGACGTGAACCCTGTCCGGCGGGGGCCCCAGGCTGGGCAGGCGGTGGATGGCGGCTGCCGAGCCGTGCGAGACGACAACGCGTGGAGACAGACGCGGCAGTGCCGCGTGTACGCGAAGGACGTGGCCCTGGCGACGATCCAGCCCGGTGAGGTCGGTCGCCGCGACGTAACCGCCGGTGTGAACACGGACGAGCTCTCCGCGCAGACATCGGTCGGGCAGCGCGCGAGTGAAGCGCGTGTCGAGAGCGCTCGGGCGGAGCACCGGAGGCCGGGAGGGCGAGAACGGAAGAAGCGAGTCGTCTTGCATGCTTGTGATCCTGATGCGTTCTCGAGGTGCTGAAGGATGATGATGCCGATCTGTGGACAACGCGCGACCATCCACAGGCGTACGCGGACAAGACGCTTACGACGCGGGGGCACGAGTCGGTCGCGCCACGCGATTCGGATCGCGCCACCGCAATCGTCGGCGCGAAGGGGATCGCGTGGTTCGACTGAGCTCGACGGCCTGGCCCCGCTTCGAGCCGGGAGGCCCGGGCTACGCTGAAGCCATGACAGACGGCGGGCGCGCAGACGACGCACCCGACATGGCGAGCTGGCCGACCGGGCGCCTCCTGTCGATGGCCTCGCGGCTCGTCGAGCACACCTGGATCGAGCGCCTCGCCGAGGTCGGTCTCACCCACGCCGGCCTGATCGCCCTCGACCTGCTGCAGCCCGGCACCACCTCGCAGCGCGAGCTCGCCGGCCGCGCTCGCGTGCAGGAGCAGACCATGTCGCGCACCCTCGAGCGGCTCGAGCGCGACGGGCTGGTGAGTCGGGCGCAGGATCCGGCGGATCGCCGCCGCACGCTGGTCGCGACCACTCCCGCCGGCACGTCGGCATGGGCCGAGGCGCGCACTCTCGAAGCCGAGGTGTTCCCGTCCATCGCCGACCCCGACGCCTTCAAGGGCGAGCTGCTCGCCGTCATCCGGGGCCTGTCGGCCGAGCGTTGGCCCCGCTGACAACCGGCTACCGCCCGCGGAGGCGCGCTCCGAGCGCCCCAGCAGCCGCGCCGACGGCTGCAGCGATCTCGGGCAGCACGCTCTGGTCGACGGCCACCGTGCGATACGTGACCCCGATCGCTGCGGTGGCGTAGTCGTTGTGGTCGAGCACGACAGCCGAGACGGACGCGTAGCCGTCGGTGATCTCGCCGTTCTCGAGGCCCCAGCCGCGTCGTCGCGTGTCACGAAGCAGTTCGTCGAGCTCTCGCAGGGTGCCGGGGCCCGCACCCGCCCCGGATCCTGCCTTGATCACGAGGCTCTCGCGGTCGGGGTAGAGGGCCCGCACCTGCGCGTGGTCGAGGTGCGCGAGGATCACGCGACCGGTTGCTGTCAGGTGCGCGGGCAGGTGCACGCCGATGGCGCTGACGAGCGACGGGGCGCGGGGCGCGGATTCCTGTGCGAGGTAGACGATCTCCTGGCCGTGCAGGATCCCGAGCTGGGCGACGACTGGCAGCCTCACCTCGCCGAGCAGGCGGGTCAGCAGCGGCGCCCCGAGCCGACGGAGGCGCGTCGCCCGATCTGCCGACGTGCCGAGCTGCCCGAGCGCGGTCGAGAGGGCATAGGTGCTCTCTTCGGGAAAGTGCACGACGAAGCCCTCGTCGAGGAGGGCGCCGAGCAGCTGGTAGGCGGTCGAGCGGGGCAGGCCGAGCTCGCGCGCGACGGCGGCGGCGTGCGTGGGGCGGGCCTGCTCGGCAAGGTAGCGAATGACTCGCAGCACGTTGCGGGCTGCGGGAACAGCTGCCATCGCTTCGCCCTCCCGCACGTCACACGCCCGTAACCAGGCGCGACCGAGTCTCGTATCCGAGACAGCTTAGAGCGCCCGCCCGCCGGAGACCGCCCTGGATGGAGTCGAATGGGTGCGTGAACACCACCGTCGAGTCACCAGCCGCCCCCGCCGTCGTCACCGTGAGCATCGGGGCCCTCGACCCGAGCGACGTCGTCGCGGTCGCCCGCCACGGCGCCCAAGTCGAGCTGAGCGCCGTCAGCCTCGCCGCGATGACCGAGAGCCGCGCCGTCATCGAGGCCCTCGCCGAAGACCCGCAACCGCATTACGGCGTCTCGACCGGCTTCGGTGCCCTCGCCTCGAAGCGCATCCCCGTCGAGCAGCGCGCCCAGCTGCAGACGTCGCTGATCCGCAGCCACGCCGCCTCGAACGGCCCCGAGGTCGAGCGCGAAGTCGTGCGGGCGCTGATGCTGCTGCGCATCTCGACGCTCGCCACCGGGCGCACAGGCGTCCGCCCGCTCGTCGCCCAGACCTACATCGCCGTGCTCAACGCCGGCATCACCCCGATCATCGGCGAGTACGGCAGCCTCGGCTGCTCGGGCGACCTCGCCCCGCTCTCGCACTGTGCGCTGGCGCTGCTCGGCGAGGGCACCGTGCGCGACGCCGCCGGAGTCGAGATGGGCGCTGCCGAGGCGCTGGCAGCGGCCGGCATCGAGCCGATCGCCCTCCGCGAGAAGGAGGGCCTGGCGCTCGTCAACGGCACCGACGGCATGCTCGGCATGCTGCTGCTCGCCCTCGACGACCTCCGCCGCCTGATCACGACGGCCGACGTCGCAGCGAGCCTCACGCTCGAGGGGCTGCTCGGCAACGACGCGGTCTTCGCCGACGACCTCCAGGCGCTGCGGCCGCACCCGGGGCAGAGGGCCTCGGCGTCCAACATCCTGCACGGCCTTGCCGATTCGCCGCTCATCGCGTCGAGCAAGACGGCAGGATTCACGCGGGTGCAGGATGCCTACTCCCTGCGCTGCGCCCCTCAGGTGCACGGTGCCGTGCGCGACACCGTCGACCATGCCGCGACGGTCGCCAGTCGCGAGCTCGCCAGCGCGGTCGACAACCCCGTGGTGACCCTCGACGGCCGTGTCGAGTCGAACGGCAACTTCCACGGCGCCCCGGTCGGCTACGTGCTCGACTTCCTCGCCATCGCCACAGCCGACCTCGCGAGCATCTCCGAGCGCCGAACCGACCGCATGCTCGACCCGGCGCGCAGCCACGGCCTCAACCCCTTCCTTGCGGACGACCCCGGCGTCGACTCCGGCCACATGATCGCGCAGTACACCCAGGCGGGCATCGTCTCCGAGCTGAAGCGCCTCGCCGTGCCGGCCTCGGTCGACTCGATCCCGTCGTCGGCGATGCAGGAGGACCACGTCTCGATGGGCTGGAGCGCCGCCCGCAAGCTGCGGAAGTCGATCGACGGCGCCACCCGCGTCGTGGCGATCGAAGTGCTGACCGCGTGCCGCGCCATCGACATGCGCGGCCCGCTGCAGCCCGGCCCGGTCGGGTCGGCCGTGCGCGAGCTCGTGCGCACGAAGGTGGAGGGCCCCGGCCCCGACCGCTTCCTCGCCCCCGAGATCGAGGCCGTCTTCCAGCTCGTGTCCTCGGGCGAAGTCCTCGCCGCCGCCGCCTCGGCCACCACCCTCGTCTGACCCCGACCGCAACCGTTCGAAAGGCTCCCCCATGTCTGGTCCCCGCCCCGTCCGCGCCGCCCGCGGCTCCGAGATCACCGCGCTCGGCTGGCCCCAGGAGGCCGCCATGCGCATGCTCATGAACAACCTCGACCCGGAGGTCGCCGAGCACCCCGACGCCCTCGTCGTCTACGGCGGCACCGGCAAGGCCGCCCGCGACTGGGATTCGTTCGACGCCCTGGTGCGCACGCTCAAGACGCTGAAGAACGACGAGACGATGATCGTGCAGTCGGGCAAGCCGGTCGGAGTCATGCGCACGCACGAGTGGGCTCCCCGCGTGATCCTGGCGAACTCGAACCTCGTCGGCGACTGGGCCAACTGGGACGACTTCAGACGCCTCGAGCAGATGGGGCTGACGATGTACGGCCAGATGACAGCCGGAAGCTGGATCTACATCGGCACTCAGGGCATCCTGCAGGGCACCTACGAGACCTTCTCGGCCGTGGCTGACAAGAAGTTCGGCGGATCGCTCGCCGGCACGATCACCCTCACCGGCGGGCTCGGCGGGATGGGCGGCGCTCAACCTCTCGCCGTCACGATGAACGACGGCGTCGCGATCTGCGTCGACGTCGACGATTCGCGCATCACGCGCAGGATCGAGCACCGCTACCTCGACGTGCAGGCCACCGACGTCGACGACGCGCTACGCCTCGCCTACGAGGCCCGCGACGAGAAGCGCGCCCTCTCGATCGGCCTGCTGGGCAATGCCGCAGACGTCTTCACCGAGCTGCTGGAGCGCCACGCGGAGATCGACATCGTCACCGACCAGACGAGCGCTCACGATCCTCTCGCGTACCTCCCCGTCGAGGTCGAGCCCAAGAACTGGGAAAGCGCACGCACCGAAGACCCGGAGGAGTTCATCCGCCTCTCGCGCCTGTCGATGCGCAAGCAGGTCGAGGCGATGGTCGGCTTCCAGGAGGCCGGCGCCGAGGTGTTCGACTACGGCAACAACATCCGCACCGAGGCGAAGACCGCCGGGTTCGACAACGCGTTCGCCTTCCCCGGCTTCGTGCCGGCGTACATCCGCCCGCTCTTCGCCGAGGGCAAGGGGCCGTTCCGCTGGGCCGCCCTCTCGGGAGACCCGAAGGACATCGAGGTGACCGACCGCGCGATCCTCGAGCTCTTCCCCGACAACCAGGCCCTCGCCAAGTGGATCCGCATGGCGGGCGAGAAGGTCGCGTTCCAGGGCCTCCCCGCGCGCATCTGCTGGCTCGGCGCCGGCGAGCGGCACCTCGCGGGGCTGAAGTTCAACGAGCTCGTGGCTTCGGGCGAGATCTCGGCGCCGATCGTGATCGGCCGCGACCACCTCGACTCCGGCAGCGTCGCGTCACCGTATCGTGAAACGGAGGCGATGAAAGACGGCTCCGACGCGATCGCCGACTGGCCGCTGCTCAACGCCCTGATCAACACGTCCTCCGGTGCCACCTGGGTCTCGATCCACCACGGCGGCGGCGTCGGCATGGGGCGCTCGATTCACGCCGGCCAGGTCACGGTCGCCGACGGCACCGCCCTCGCAGCCGAGAAGCTCGAGCGCGTACTGACGAACGACCCGGCGATGGGCGTCATCCGCCACGTCGACGCGGGCTACGAAGAGGCCGAGATCGCGGCCGAGCGCGAGGGCATCCGCATCCCGATGCGCGAGGGCGGCGAGTGAGCCCAGTCGGCGTCGAGGGCTGGGCGCTCGACGCGTACCGCTCGATGGCGGCCCAGCTCGCCCCGATCGGCCGGGCCCTCTCAGGCGGCTACCGGCGCCTCGTCTGGAGCGACGCCGATCTCGAGCTGCGCGCGTGGTTCGAGGCCTCTGCCGCGAGGCTTGGCCTGGAATTCGAGGCCGACGGCAACGGGAATCTCTGGGCCACCTGGCATCCTGAGCTCGCCGGCCCGGCTCTGGTGATCGGCTCGCACCTCGACAGCGTGCCCGACGGCGGGGCCCTCGACGGCCCGCTCGGCGTGATCTCGTCGCTGGCCGCGGTGTCGCATCTCGCGGCGGCGGGCTTCGTGCCCACGAAGCCCGTCACCGTCGCCGCCTTCTCGGACGAGGAGGGCGGCCGCTTCGGCATCGCCTGCGCCGGCTCACGGCTGCTGACGGGGGCACTCGACCCCGACGCCGCCCGCGCGCTCGTCGACCGCGACGGAATCAGCCAGCAGGATGCCATGGCTCGCGCCGGCCACGACGTCTCGCGTCTCGGCCCCGATCACCTGCGCCTGGCGAAGATCGGCGCCTACGTCGAGCTGCACGTCGAACAGGGCCACTTCCCGTTCGCCCGCCCCGCAGATGCTCGGGGCGACGACGGGGCCCCGGCGCACGGGCTGGCGAGCGCCGGCCGCACCCTCGGTGTCGGCACCGAGATCTGGCCGCACGGCCGCTGGCGCATCGACATCCAGGGCACCCCGAACCACGCCGGGGCGACCCGAATGCAGGATCGCGACGACCCGCTCGTCCCCGCGGCCCGCGCCGTCCTCGCCGTCGACGAGGCCGCGCGCCGACACGACGCGCTCGGTACCGTCGGCCGACTGAACGTGGTGCCCGGCGCCGTCAACGCGATCGCGGCCTCGACCCAGCTGTGGATTGACGCCCGAGGCGCCGACTTGGAGCGCGTCGAGAAGGTCATCGCCGATGTCGAGGCGGCCAGCGGCCAGACCGCCGTGCAGGAGTCATGGACGGCCTCGACCCACTTCGACGAGGCCCTCACCGCGCGCGTCGCCGGCGCGATCGCACCCTTCGTCGACGGCGACGTGCCGTGGCTGCCCTGCGGCGCCGGCCACGACGCCGGTGTGCTCAGCCTCGCCGGGGTGCCGACCGCCATGATCTTCGTGCGCAACCCCACCGGTGTCTCGCACGCGCCGAACGAGGCCGCTGACGAAGCCGACTGCGCGATCGGCATCCAGGCTCTGGCCGAGGTGGTGCGCGAGCTGGCGGGCGCGGCGATCACGGGCTCGGGGCTCGCGGGCCCGGCGTCGTGACCTCGTTCTGGGTCGCACG
This window encodes:
- a CDS encoding aldo/keto reductase, with translation MTSNDHPTPGGTFPLGDQTVARIGYGTMQLAERPGRPPVTGDEAVAILRHAVELGITHFDTAEFYGEGTANGFLREALRPFDGIVLATKVGARRDPSATPSLVAAQKPHELREQVEQNLSTLGAERLDVVNLRRADAQPGIIATGDQVVPLDDQLAELAALRDESKIGAIGLSNVSIDQLRQALPVGIACVQNAYNLVERSAEAVLDLCAANGVAWVPFFPLGSGFPGVPKVTDEPVVRDTAARLGATPSQVGLAWLLAHSPNTLIISGTSSADHLDENAAAGDLILDGESMAALDALVRP
- a CDS encoding GDSL-type esterase/lipase family protein; translated protein: MRLTIPTSLIRLAKPLLRVHLGLYRREVASAPYPVDEPEYEVAGTDPDRLAFIGSIAVSGFGVLRHGMKTSSQVAQRVAAARLRGCTWSEVTSPTLTASNTMREKTLVPQGTRAAVILLGITDVLLGTAPCEWARDLDAVVERIRDESGVETAIVLAGVPPMTEFRAIPPVAARLLTRQIDALNTATAAFACDRAGVTYVPFPVWDVGALFIQDALSWATMHRLWAKAIAPAVIEHLEGAPATAATTGASAGASTVRSAGGSTGASAGASTVRSAGAPAGASVSARAAAR
- a CDS encoding GAF domain-containing serine/threonine-protein kinase, with translation MGRTLSGRYRLEEPVGRGGMSTVFRAVDEQLGRQVAVKVFHANTVDPARQEAELGVLASLEHHSIVTLLDAGVDGPDRYLVMPLITGQNLQDRFAGEPISARHIAEIGYDMAEALDYIQQHGVVHRDIKPSNILLVDYGAESPRARARLTDFGIALSDDVERLTAEGVTTGTAAYLSPEQAMGGTVGPASDVYSLGLVLLQCFTHHLEFGGSLVESAVARLSRDPVVPAELTDQWRELLTLMTHRDPAARPVGVELVTLLRQAVIAESSRHRDSHEVFVPSSGRSAAESPATSPLLDTVPAQSLDRVTAMAARLFSAPMSVISVVDDDRTWFRSHLRPGLSAFAERFALAPVMGGHSEAVVIEDGRIDSRVKNDPLVTGPLGLRFYVGVPIVRHDGRAMGTLSVIDFVAGHASPDDLANLEDLAALVAGQLELRQETLRVTTGNLARPSAERTAR
- a CDS encoding MarR family winged helix-turn-helix transcriptional regulator, with the translated sequence MTDGGRADDAPDMASWPTGRLLSMASRLVEHTWIERLAEVGLTHAGLIALDLLQPGTTSQRELAGRARVQEQTMSRTLERLERDGLVSRAQDPADRRRTLVATTPAGTSAWAEARTLEAEVFPSIADPDAFKGELLAVIRGLSAERWPR
- a CDS encoding IclR family transcriptional regulator — translated: MAAVPAARNVLRVIRYLAEQARPTHAAAVARELGLPRSTAYQLLGALLDEGFVVHFPEESTYALSTALGQLGTSADRATRLRRLGAPLLTRLLGEVRLPVVAQLGILHGQEIVYLAQESAPRAPSLVSAIGVHLPAHLTATGRVILAHLDHAQVRALYPDRESLVIKAGSGAGAGPGTLRELDELLRDTRRRGWGLENGEITDGYASVSAVVLDHNDYATAAIGVTYRTVAVDQSVLPEIAAAVGAAAGALGARLRGR
- the hutH gene encoding histidine ammonia-lyase translates to MESNGCVNTTVESPAAPAVVTVSIGALDPSDVVAVARHGAQVELSAVSLAAMTESRAVIEALAEDPQPHYGVSTGFGALASKRIPVEQRAQLQTSLIRSHAASNGPEVEREVVRALMLLRISTLATGRTGVRPLVAQTYIAVLNAGITPIIGEYGSLGCSGDLAPLSHCALALLGEGTVRDAAGVEMGAAEALAAAGIEPIALREKEGLALVNGTDGMLGMLLLALDDLRRLITTADVAASLTLEGLLGNDAVFADDLQALRPHPGQRASASNILHGLADSPLIASSKTAGFTRVQDAYSLRCAPQVHGAVRDTVDHAATVASRELASAVDNPVVTLDGRVESNGNFHGAPVGYVLDFLAIATADLASISERRTDRMLDPARSHGLNPFLADDPGVDSGHMIAQYTQAGIVSELKRLAVPASVDSIPSSAMQEDHVSMGWSAARKLRKSIDGATRVVAIEVLTACRAIDMRGPLQPGPVGSAVRELVRTKVEGPGPDRFLAPEIEAVFQLVSSGEVLAAAASATTLV
- the hutU gene encoding urocanate hydratase — protein: MSGPRPVRAARGSEITALGWPQEAAMRMLMNNLDPEVAEHPDALVVYGGTGKAARDWDSFDALVRTLKTLKNDETMIVQSGKPVGVMRTHEWAPRVILANSNLVGDWANWDDFRRLEQMGLTMYGQMTAGSWIYIGTQGILQGTYETFSAVADKKFGGSLAGTITLTGGLGGMGGAQPLAVTMNDGVAICVDVDDSRITRRIEHRYLDVQATDVDDALRLAYEARDEKRALSIGLLGNAADVFTELLERHAEIDIVTDQTSAHDPLAYLPVEVEPKNWESARTEDPEEFIRLSRLSMRKQVEAMVGFQEAGAEVFDYGNNIRTEAKTAGFDNAFAFPGFVPAYIRPLFAEGKGPFRWAALSGDPKDIEVTDRAILELFPDNQALAKWIRMAGEKVAFQGLPARICWLGAGERHLAGLKFNELVASGEISAPIVIGRDHLDSGSVASPYRETEAMKDGSDAIADWPLLNALINTSSGATWVSIHHGGGVGMGRSIHAGQVTVADGTALAAEKLERVLTNDPAMGVIRHVDAGYEEAEIAAEREGIRIPMREGGE
- a CDS encoding allantoate amidohydrolase, which produces MSPVGVEGWALDAYRSMAAQLAPIGRALSGGYRRLVWSDADLELRAWFEASAARLGLEFEADGNGNLWATWHPELAGPALVIGSHLDSVPDGGALDGPLGVISSLAAVSHLAAAGFVPTKPVTVAAFSDEEGGRFGIACAGSRLLTGALDPDAARALVDRDGISQQDAMARAGHDVSRLGPDHLRLAKIGAYVELHVEQGHFPFARPADARGDDGAPAHGLASAGRTLGVGTEIWPHGRWRIDIQGTPNHAGATRMQDRDDPLVPAARAVLAVDEAARRHDALGTVGRLNVVPGAVNAIAASTQLWIDARGADLERVEKVIADVEAASGQTAVQESWTASTHFDEALTARVAGAIAPFVDGDVPWLPCGAGHDAGVLSLAGVPTAMIFVRNPTGVSHAPNEAADEADCAIGIQALAEVVRELAGAAITGSGLAGPAS